The Streptomyces bacillaris sequence CGAGGGCGTCCGCGATGGCCTGGGAGCCGCCGCGCGGGACGGGCCAGCCGTTCTCGTGGGCGGCGAGCGCGAAGACGAGGGCGATGGCCGAGGTGGCGAAGCCGCTGGTGGGCGCTATGGCGTGGGCGGCGAGCCCGGCGAAGAGGCCGCGGGCCTTCTCGCCCCGGAAGCGCCGGGCGACCCAGGTGGCGGGCTGGAGGCCGAGCAGCCCGAAGCGGGCCAGCCGGTACGGGTCGTGGGGCAGGCCGAGCCAGGGGGTGCGCAGGAAGTCGGCGGCCAGGGTGTCCCAGCGGCCGAGGAAGGGGGCGAGAAGGCGGCGGTAGGCCCCGGCGTCGGCGGGCCCGAGCGTCATGGCGCTCTCGCCGACGGACCGGGTGAGGGCGGCGGCGGTGCCGTCGGGGAAGGGGTGGGCGAGGTCGACCTCGGGGTGCAGCCACTCCAGGCCGTGCCGGTCCAGGGGCATGGCCCGGAAGGCGGGCGAGCCGATGCCGAGCGGATGCACGGCGGAGCAGGGGTCGTGCCGGAACCCCGGCAGCGTCAGCTCCTCGGTGCGGGCGCCGCCGCCGATGGTGTCGTGGGCCTCGTGGACCTCCACGGCGAAGCCCCTGCGGGCCAGTTCGGCCGCGGCGGTCAGCCCGTTGGGCCCGGCCCCCACGACGACCGCGTCGAGCATCGGCACCTTGGGACTCCTTCGTCGGCCTGCAGGCGGAGCCCCAGGATATTCGGGCGCACCGACAGCGGGTGCGCACGGGTGCCCGGACGCCTTCCCCGGGACCGCTCCGACGGCGGGCGGGGCTGCCGGGGCCCGGACCAACCGGGTGCGGACGGGGGCGAGCCTGCCCGGGTACGGACGGGTGCGGACGGGTGCGAGCCCATCGGGTGCGGACGGGGCATGGCCCCAGCCGTCGTCCCCGCCGCCCCGTCAGCCGCCCGCGCGCAGTGCGGCCAGGACGCGCTGGACGGTGGGCTCGTCGCGGCCCGCCGTGAACGGCAGGTCGTTGCCGCCCGCGATCCGGAACGGGGCGCCGGACAGGGTCGACTGGGCGCCGCCCGCCTCGGTGACCAGGAGCAGTCCGGCCGCGTGGTCCCAGGCGTACTCCCAGTTGAAGGCGGTGGCGTCCTGGGCGCCACGGGCGACGGCGAGGTATTCGAGCCCGGCCGAGCCGCAGGGGCGGGCCGCGATGCCCTCGGTGCGCAGGCCGAGCAGGGCCCGCTTCTGGTCCTCGGTGGTGTAGTCGGGGTGCGACATGGCCACGTTCAGCACGGCGCCGGGGGCGGGTGCGCCGGAGCGTATCGGCGTGCCGTTCAGGGTGGCGCCCCGGCCGCGTACGGCGACGGCCATCTCGCCCAGGACCGGTGCGTAGGTCCAGGAGGCGTGGACCTCGCCGTGGTGGGCGAGGGCGACCAGGGTGCAGAACCCGGCCTCGCCGCGGACGAACTGGCGGGTGCCGTCGACCGGGTCGACGATCCAGACGGGGGCGTCGCCGCCGAGCGCGTCGTAGAGCCCGGGGTCCGCGTGGACGGACTCCTCGCCGACGACGACCGAGCCGGGCAGCAGCTTGGTGAGGGCGGCGGTGAGGTGTTCCTCGGCGAGCCGGTCCGCGGCGGTGACCAGGTCGTGCGGGCCGCTCTTCTCGATGATCTCGTGGGCGGCGAGCTTCCGGTGGCGGGGCAGGATCTCGGCCGCCGCGGCGGCGCGTACGGCCGCCTCGACCTCGGCCGTCGGTCCGGTGTGCCCGGCGGTCCCGTACAGGAAGTCATCGATCATGGCTCCAGCTAAGCACGCACCCCCGGTGCCCCGGCCCCCGGGGTGAACCGGACATCTCCGGCGCACGGTCGGATGCCCGACAGAGCCCGCAAAATACGACCAGGAACAAATGCTGCGTCAATTCCCTCCGCATATTCCTGGCACCGGCGAAATCCGCAGCGTGACAAGTGGAGGACCTCCGGTTAGTGTGGGCCTGGATTCGGGGCCGTAGCTCGCGCAATGGTCCACCCCGCACGGCCCGAGCGGCCGTCAGGCTGGAACGCGCAACCAGGGGGGAAACCGTGCCGCAGCCAGCTGACCTCTCGGGGTTACAGCACCACGGCAGCGCCGACGCGGCCCTGCGGACTTCCCGACCGCGCCACCGCGATCCGGGCCGGTACCGACCGCCGTGCGGTCGTGCACCCAGCCCGGGCCCACTGTTCCCACGGATGTCACAGAGTCTTAACGTGCGCACCGATACCTGGCATCAGAGGGCCGCGACAGTGGAACCGACCACGGAACGGAAGCGTCCAGAACAAGTAATCCCATTCCCACAGGGATTATCGCAGGGGGTATCCGTGCGGCAGTAGTGCCTGCCGCACGGAAAATGCATGACGCTTGAATATACGGCGGCGACCGGACAGTAATGCCGTCACGCGTCGAAAGGTGTGCGACTCCGCTTTCCGTCTTCCCGGCCCCACACCGGGAGTGGAATCCGCCCGGCGGGGAAGGCGCGCCCCGACCACGCGATTCACCATATTCACAACATGCCGAACAGTACTGCGGTGTCGGCCGCCGCCGTTGGAGCACGAGGGGTTCTGGTATGGCAGAGAAGGGGAGATGCGGACTGCTGGTCCTGCACTCGTCACCTTTGATACGCAAGGCGATTCTCGACCTGTTCCGGGGCGATCCGGGCGTCACCGTCCTGGGCGGGTCCCCGCACCCGACCGCCCTCGGCAGCCTCCCCGGGCGCCGGCCGGACGTCGCGTTGGTGGAGTACGAGCAGTGGCAGGGGGTGCGCGGCAACCTGGCGCACTGGAGCGGCACCCGGGTCATCCTCTACAGCAGGGACAACACCCCGCGCAGCGTGGTGGACTGCATCCGGGGCGGGGCCGCCGGGTTCGTGCACGAGTCGTGTCCGCCGGAGTCCATCGTCAAGGGGCTGCACGACGTGCTGAGCGGGCGCAGCTTCTGGCATCTGGGGGCCGACGAGCCCGAGCGCACACCCGTCGCGCCGCGTGCCGACGCGGGCGGGCAGTGGAAGCTGAGCGGGCGCGAGGAGGAGATTCTCGGCCTGCTGCTCCGCCGCCGCTCCAACGAGGAGATCGCCCAGGAACTCTGCCTCACCCAGCAGACCGTGAAGAACTACGCGAGCCGGGTCTTCCACAAGGTGGGCGTGTCCGGGCGCAAGGAGCTGTTCCGGATGCTGAGGCCCTGCGGATGACCGAGGCCCTGCGGATGAACCGTGCGACGCGGGAGGAGACGGTGGCCGGAATGGCGGAAAGTCCTTTGCTGGTGGAGCGTGAGGGGCGGGTGGTCACCCTCACCCTGGACCGGCCACATCGCCGCAATGCGATGTCCACCGCGATGTTGGAGCAACTTGCCAATCAATTAAGGCAGTTGACGGATCCTGGCAAGGAGTCGCCGGGGGCGCTGGTGGTCACCGGGGCCGGTGGGACCTTCTCCAGCGGCGCGGACACCCGGGAGCCCGACTGGCGGGATCTGTCGCGCCGGGCGGTGCGGCGGGGCCATTTCCGCACCGTGTTCGCGGCGTTGCACGAGGCACCCTTCCCCGTGGTGGCGGCCGTGGAGGGGTACGCGCTGGGCGGCGGGCTCGAACTGGCCCTGGCCTGCGACCTGGTGGTGGCCGGCGAGGGGGCGCTCTTCGGCCTTCCGGAGCTGGGCGTGGGGGCCGTGCCGGGCGGCGGGGCGGTCCACTCGCTGGTGCGGCGGGCGGGGCGCGGGGTGGCCGCGCGGATGCTGCTGATCCCCGGCGAGCGGGTGCGGGCGGACGAGCTGGCCCGGCTGGGCGCGGTGGAGCGTACGGTTCCGGACGGCGGGGCGCTCACCGAGGCCCGGGCGCTGGCGACGGCGGTGGCGGAGGGCGATCCGGCGCTGCTGGCGGCGGGGGTGCGGCTGCTGCGGGACTCCGGCCACCTGGACCGCACGGCGGCGCTCGGCGTGGAGAACGGCTACTGGTGGCAGGCCGCCTCCGCCGCGAGCCGGGGCCCCTCCGCACCCACGGACCAGGGGACTTCACACCCCGGCGACCGGGGCGTTTCGGGCCACGGGAGGTGAGCGGTTCGTTGCAGCAGGTGAGCTGCTGCCGCTAGGGTTGTTGATCAGATTCAGTAATCAGTGAACATGCACGCAGGGAACATGCTGGGCGCGCCGTACGGCAGACGCCGGCGCAGAGGAGAGAGAGCAGAAGAGACGTGACCCCTCTCATCGAATGTACTGATGTCACCAAGAAGTTCGGTGACTTCACCGCGCTGAGCCGGCTGAACCTGACGGTCCCCCGGGCGTGATCTACGGATACCTGGGCCCCAACGGAGCGGGCAAGAGCACCACGATCCGGATGCTCGTGGGCCTCTCCCGGCCCACCTCCGGCCAGGTGCGGGTGCTGGGCCAGGACCCGACCGACCCCGAGGTCCGCCGCCGCATCGGCTATCTCCCCGGCGAACTCCGGCTGGACGAGCGCCTCACCATCGGGCAGACCCTGGACTCCTGGGGCCGGCTGCGCGGGCTGACCGACACCGCCTACCGGGACGAGCTGGTCCAGCGGTTCGGCGTCGACCCGTCCCGCAAGGTGCGCGGCCTCTCCACCGGCAACCGCCGCAAGGTCGGTCTGGTCGGCGCCTTCATGGCCCGGCCGGAGCTGCTGATCCTGGACGAACCGACCAACGGGCTCGACCCGTTGATGCAGCAGGTGTTCCTCTCCACCACCGAGGAGGCCCGCGCCAACGGGCAGAGCGTGCTGCTCTCCTCGCACATCCTCTCCGAGGTGGAGCGGGTCGCCGACCTGGTGGCGGTGCTCCAGGGCGGCAGGCTCGCCGCCTCCGGGCCGACGCAGGAGCTGCGCCGGCAGGCCGCGCAGCGCTTCCACATCACCTTCGCGGAGGGCGAGGAGGTCCCGCTCGCCGCGCTGGCCGCCCTGGAGGGCGCGTCGAAGGTGGAGCAGCGGCTGCCGGAGGGCCAGGAGGTCTCCCTCGCCTGGGCCGGTTCGCCCGACGCGCTGGTCAAGTTCCTGGCGGGCCACCGGATCACGACGCTCACCGCGCCCGAACCG is a genomic window containing:
- a CDS encoding inositol monophosphatase family protein; translation: MIDDFLYGTAGHTGPTAEVEAAVRAAAAAEILPRHRKLAAHEIIEKSGPHDLVTAADRLAEEHLTAALTKLLPGSVVVGEESVHADPGLYDALGGDAPVWIVDPVDGTRQFVRGEAGFCTLVALAHHGEVHASWTYAPVLGEMAVAVRGRGATLNGTPIRSGAPAPGAVLNVAMSHPDYTTEDQKRALLGLRTEGIAARPCGSAGLEYLAVARGAQDATAFNWEYAWDHAAGLLLVTEAGGAQSTLSGAPFRIAGGNDLPFTAGRDEPTVQRVLAALRAGG
- a CDS encoding enoyl-CoA hydratase/isomerase family protein; the protein is MTEALRMNRATREETVAGMAESPLLVEREGRVVTLTLDRPHRRNAMSTAMLEQLANQLRQLTDPGKESPGALVVTGAGGTFSSGADTREPDWRDLSRRAVRRGHFRTVFAALHEAPFPVVAAVEGYALGGGLELALACDLVVAGEGALFGLPELGVGAVPGGGAVHSLVRRAGRGVAARMLLIPGERVRADELARLGAVERTVPDGGALTEARALATAVAEGDPALLAAGVRLLRDSGHLDRTAALGVENGYWWQAASAASRGPSAPTDQGTSHPGDRGVSGHGR
- a CDS encoding ABC transporter ATP-binding protein, which codes for MIYGYLGPNGAGKSTTIRMLVGLSRPTSGQVRVLGQDPTDPEVRRRIGYLPGELRLDERLTIGQTLDSWGRLRGLTDTAYRDELVQRFGVDPSRKVRGLSTGNRRKVGLVGAFMARPELLILDEPTNGLDPLMQQVFLSTTEEARANGQSVLLSSHILSEVERVADLVAVLQGGRLAASGPTQELRRQAAQRFHITFAEGEEVPLAALAALEGASKVEQRLPEGQEVSLAWAGSPDALVKFLAGHRITTLTAPEPDLEEAFLEYYQQDVPGSRSAAAEEPSPAADPVR
- a CDS encoding response regulator transcription factor, which codes for MAEKGRCGLLVLHSSPLIRKAILDLFRGDPGVTVLGGSPHPTALGSLPGRRPDVALVEYEQWQGVRGNLAHWSGTRVILYSRDNTPRSVVDCIRGGAAGFVHESCPPESIVKGLHDVLSGRSFWHLGADEPERTPVAPRADAGGQWKLSGREEEILGLLLRRRSNEEIAQELCLTQQTVKNYASRVFHKVGVSGRKELFRMLRPCG